A single window of Salvia splendens isolate huo1 chromosome 6, SspV2, whole genome shotgun sequence DNA harbors:
- the LOC121807905 gene encoding uncharacterized protein LOC121807905: MSRETTATPGNLLMKIESLSSFSKCGIDKFESRAFESGGYKWKMIFYPNGYFGDDNGNDNVSVYFSIVDRTLILCLLTGRKTLMDPSKGYALKLVEHTTPTKREWTIPSFSKLEDVWGKSSPLEITNGKLTFIQRDCQKAATCPSLFLEPKDFPPHRRVKAEVLMRIVSKLNGFNHWFTASGGEQGFPEFKKNADMDAGGFLHRDCCFVDVEITVQAVAKATI; this comes from the exons ATGAGCAGAGAAACTACTGCTACGCCTGGAAACTTGCTGATGAAAATTGAATCCCTTTCTTCATTCTCAAAGTGTGGAATTGACAAGTTCGAATCTAGGGCATTTGAATCCGGAGGCTATAAATG GAAAATGATATTCTATCCTAATGGATACTTTGGTGACGACAATGGCAATGACAATGTTTCAGTCTACTTTTCCATTGTGGACAGGACACTTATTCTTTGCCTGTTGACTGGGAG GAAGACTTTGATGGATCCGAGTAAAGGGTACGCTCTGAAGTTGGTGGAACACACGACACCTACAAAGCGCGAATGGACGATTCCCAGCTTTTCCAAGCTAGAGGATGTTTGGGGTAAGAGTTCTCCGTTGGAGATCACAAATG GAAAGTTAACCTTCATCCAAAGGGATTGCCAAAAGGCAGCTACATGTCCCTCCCTGTTTCTTGAGCCAAAGGACTTCCCACCTCATCGTCGAGTGAAGGCAGAGGTTTTGATGCGCATCGTATCCAAACTCAATGGCT TTAATCATTGGTTTACAGCTTCTGGCGGAGAACAGGGATTtcctgaatttaaaaaaaatgctgATATGGATGCTGGAGGCTTCCTTCATCGCGACTGCTGTTTTGTAGATGTTGAAATCACGGTGCAAGCTGTTGCGAAAGCTACTATCTAG
- the LOC121808368 gene encoding signal recognition particle 14 kDa protein-like, giving the protein MVRLQPDPFLNELTNMFERTTEKGSVWVTIKHSSDKSKVKRNKMKTAGEKIEFKCLIRATDGKKTISTMVGPKDHQRFQSSYATILKARMTALKKRERKDRRKVADSDKKQEQKKQPTKPSN; this is encoded by the exons GTACGATTACAGCCTGATCCCTTCCTCAATGAACTCACCAATATGTTTGAGAGGACTACAGAAAAAGGCTCTGTGTGGGTTACTATAAAGCACT CTTCTGACAAGTCCAAGGTTAAGAGGAATAAGATGAAGACCGCCGGGGAAAAGATTGAATTTAAGTGCCTCATTCGAGCTACAGATGGAAAGAAAACTATTTCAACAATG GTCGGTCCAAAAGATCACCAACGATTCCAGTCCAGTTATGCAACTATCTTGAAAGCCCGGATGACCGCCTTGAAAAAGAGGGAGAGGAAGGACAGGCGAAAGGTGGCAGATTCCGATAAAAAGCAGGAGCAGAAGAAGCAACCCACCAAACCCTCTAACTAA